A window of the Phaseolus vulgaris cultivar G19833 chromosome 5, P. vulgaris v2.0, whole genome shotgun sequence genome harbors these coding sequences:
- the LOC137835784 gene encoding uncharacterized protein, protein MRAPALLAQCLPGLVPHDRGSLSISSVPEKDLHLPSPAVEILPSKAVLHDKDNGENMDYFKGLVSIADIVGFSGSEAISLKPDGSLKSWTSSIDLVSVLKHEIRDGQLTFRGKRVLELSCNYGLPGIFACLKGASVVHFQDQSAETVRCTTIPNVLANLKQARDRQSRQPESPLTPSRQTLAPSVNFYAGDWEELPTVLSIVKSDGYEVMPGMSLSFSEEDFMEGCSSQDGSIIGHESYSRRSRKLSGSRAWERGSEADQGEGGYDVILMTEIPYSITSLKKLYALIKKCLRPPYGVVYLAPTKRHYVGFSNGVRQLRSLIDEEGVFGAHLVKDLADRDIWKFFHK, encoded by the exons ATGCGTGCACCGGCGTTGCTTGCACAGTGCTTACCTGGATTAGTGCCCCATGATCGTGGAAGTCTCAGCATATCCTCCGTTCCTGAGAAAGATCTTCATCTCCCATCACCAGCCGTGGAGATTCTCCCTTCCAAG GCAGTTCTCCATGACAAGGATAATGGGGAGAATATGGATTATTTTAAG GGTTTAGTTAGTATTGCTGATATTGTTGGATTCAGTGGCTCGGAGGCAATATCCTTGAAACCTGACG GTTCTCTGAAATCCTGGACTAGTTCCATTGATCTTGTCAGTGTTCTTAAGCATGAGATTCGTGATGGGCAACTGACTTTCAGAGGAAAAAGAGTACTTGAG CTCAGTTGCAACTATGGACTGCCTGGAATTTTCGCTTGCTTGAAG GGGGCTTCTGTGGTGCATTTTCAAGATCAGAGTGCAGAAACTGTTAGATGCACAACTATACCAAATGTCCTTGCTAATCTCAAGCAAGCCCGTGATAGGCAGAGTCGACAGCCTGAATCTCCTCTTACTCCTTCAAGACAGACTCTGGCACCATCGGTTAACTTTTATGCTGGGGACTGGGAAGAATTACCAACCGTGCTGTCTATTGTGAAAAGTGATGGATATGAAGTTATGCCTGGAATGAGTTTGAGTTTTTCTGAGGAAGATTTTATGGAAGGATGTAGTAGCCAAGATGGTAGCATCATTGGCCATGAATCTTACTCAAGACGGTCTAGGAAGCTCTCAGGAAGTCGAGCATGGGAAAGAGGCAGTGAGGCGGATCAAGGAGAGGGTGGCTATGATGTTATCTTAATGACAGAGATTCCATACTCCATTACCTCTTTGAAGAAGCTGTATGCACTTATTAAGAAG TGCTTGAGGCCCCCATATGGTGTGGTATATCTAGCTCCTACCAAGAGGCACTATGTTGGATTCAGTAATGGAGTACGACAACTAAGAAGTCTGATAGACGAGGAGGGCGTTTTTGGAGCACATTTAGTCAAGGATTTGGCTGACAGGGATATCTGGAAGTTCTTTCACAAGTAA
- the LOC137835782 gene encoding uncharacterized protein isoform X1: MRIATGMSLPANGTGFCMGTVHKMTSHLCKLRNQVDDICLQVSSDSNTKGPSLSVEDKSYPANAFLPSVNVLAFLLFLVASSYFLLRKSVDTFGSCREKHAQKVSSSDSTVSNASMKNDATAAYDNLSISESSGCSHRISYMNSYKCDAYFEISDLDKACYMNSLLSLEDDDDSEWLSDLMPCGSSSEEPSTPLSYKSDAYYEISDFEQGCYIHSLLNLDDEDSEWLSDSKSFERSSEEPSTPLSYKSDSYYAILDFDKESYLHSLLSLEDEESEWLSDSKSFGCSSDNPSTPFSYKFDVASEISDLDKAVYMRSLLNFEDEDSECLSDSKSYECSSENPSTPFSCKIDLASEISDLDKARYLPSLFSFEDDDSEWLPESKSYACSSENLSTPLRHKSNAFSEISDLDKESYTHSLINLEDEDSEWFSNSKSFEYSFENPSTPLRYEGQISHLDKAGYFHSLLSLEDDDDDDDSEWLSDSKPYACSPENLSTPLSYKTDAFSEISDLDKASYMHSLLNLEGEESEWLSDSKSFGCSSSENPSTPFSYKFDDVSDISDLDKEYCMHSLLILEDENSDRLLDCKSYYECSSENSTPLSSKCDSYYNVSDLDKASYLHSLLILEDEHSEWLSDSTSWDIVVPPSVSTCSNFGDSEDKNLLETAGLEENFSADEPLFWPLEGKVNWNSEETWSSFCTSPRRRFALNSGVCSVNKKEYFALGEEVPIETLMGLKEFDGHEGLLLDSEFNDVFVVDE; the protein is encoded by the coding sequence ATGAGGATAGCAACTGGAATGAGTTTACCTGCAAATGGAACTGGTTTCTGCATGGGAACTGTACATAAAATGACAAGTCATTTATGTAAGCTTAGAAACCAAGTGGATGATATTTGCCTGCAAGTATCATCAGACAGCAACACCAAAGGGCCTTCGCTATCTGTTGAAGACAAATCTTATCCTGCTAATGCATTTCTTCCTTCTGTGAATGTGTTAGCTTTTTTGTTGTTCTTGGTGGCAAGCTCTTATTTTCTTTTGCGCAAAAGTGTCGATACTTTTGGCAGTTGTAGAGAAAAACATGCACAGAAAGTTTCTTCATCTGACAGTACTGTCTCAAATGCAAGCATGAAGAATGATGCAACCGCTGCATATGATAATCTCAGTATTTCTGAGAGCTCAGGGTGCTCTCATAGAATTTCTTACATGAACAGCTATAAGTGTGATGCTTACTTTGAGATTTCAGATTTGGACAAAGCATGTTACATGAATTCTTTACTCAGCcttgaagatgatgatgactCTGAGTGGCTCTCTGATTTAATGCCTTGTGGAAGTTCCTCTGAGGAGCCTTCAACTCCTCTTAGTTACAAGTCTGATGCTTACTATGAGATTTCGGACTTTGAGCAAGGATGTTACATTCATTCTTTACtcaatcttgatgatgaagatTCTGAATGGCTCTCAGATTCGAAGTCTTTTGAACGTTCATCAGAGGAACCTTCAACTCCTCTTAGCTACAAGAGTGATTCATATTATGCGATTTTGGATTTTGACAAAGAAAGTTACTTGCATTCTTTACTTAGTCTTGAAGATGAAGAATCTGAGTGGCTCTCAGATTCTAAGTCTTTTGGATGTTCATCTGACAACCCTTCAACTCCTTTTAGCTACAAGTTTGATGTTGCTTCTGAGATTTCAGATTTGGACAAAGCTGTTTACATGCGTTCTTTACTTAACTTTGAAGATGAAGACTCTGAATGTCTATCGGATTCGAAGTCTTATGAATGTTCATCCGAGAACCCTTCAACTCCTTTTAGCTGCAAGATTGATTTAGCTTCTGAGATTTCCGATTTGGACAAAGCAAGGTACTTGCCTTCCTTATTCAGTTTTGAAGATGATGACTCTGAGTGGCTCCCAGAGTCAAAGTCGTATGCTTGTTCATCTGAGAACCTTTCAACTCCTCTTAGACACAAGAGTAACGCTTTCTCTGAGATTTCAGATTTGGACAAAGAAAGTTACACACATTCTTTAATcaatcttgaagatgaagacTCCGAGTGGTTCTCAAATTCGAAATCTTTTGAATATTCATTTGAGAACCCTTCAACTCCTCTTAGATACGAGGGTCAAATTTCACATTTGGACAAAGCAGGTTACTTCCATTCCTTACTAAGTCTTGAAGACGATGACGATGATGATGATTCTGAGTGGCTCTCAGATTCAAAGCCTTATGCATGTTCACCCGAGAACCTTTCAACACCTCTTAGCTACAAGACTGACGCTTTCTCTGAGATTTCAGATTTGGACAAAGCAAGTTACATGCATTCGCTGCTCAATCTTGAAGGTGAAGAGTCAGAGTGGCTCTCAGATTCCAAGTCTTTCGGATGCTCATCATCTGAGAACCCTTCAACTCCTTTTAGCTACAAGTTTGATGATGTTTCTGACATTTCAGATTTGGACAAAGAATATTGCATGCATTCTTTACTCATTCTTGAAGATGAAAACTCTGACCGGCTCTTAGATTGTAAATCTTATTATGAATGTTCATCCGAGAATTCAACTCCTCTTAGCTCCAAGTGCGATTCTTACTATAATGTTTCAGATTTGGACAAAGCAAGTTACTTGCATTCCTTGCTCATTCTGGAAGATGAACACTCTGAGTGGCTCTCAGATTCAACTAGTTGGGACATTGTGGTTCCTCCTTCAGTCTCTACTTGTTCAAACTTTGGCGACTCAGAAGATAAAAATCTATTAGAAACAGCAGGCTTAGAAGAAAATTTCAGTGCTGATGAACCACTTTTTTGGCCATTGGAAGGGAAAGTGAATTGGAATTCTGAGGAAACTTGGAGTTCATTTTGTACCTCCCCGAGGAGAAGGTTTGCATTGAACTCTGGTGTGTGCAGTGTGAACAAAAAAGAGTATTTTGCTTTGGGTGAAGAGGTACCCATTGAAACATTGATGGGGCTGAAGGAATTTGATGGACATGAGGGGCTTCTTCTTGATTCGGAATTCAATGATGTTTTTGTGGTGGACGAGTAA
- the LOC137835783 gene encoding protein farnesyltransferase/geranylgeranyltransferase type-1 subunit alpha, producing MESGSVVEGEEEELKRVPLRERPEWSDVTPIPQNDGPNPVVPIQYTQDFADVMNYFRAVYLADERSPRALALTAEAIQFNSGNYTVWHFRRLLLESLKVDLQSELEFVERMAAGNSKNYQMWHHRRWVAEKLGPEARKDELEFTKKILSNDAKHYHSWSHRQWVLQALGGWEDELNYCSELLEQDIFNNSAWNQRYFVITRSPFLGGLKAMRESEVLYTIEAIISHPENESSWRYLRGLYKGETTSWVNDPQVSSVCLKILRTKSNYLFALGTVLDLICFGYEPNEDMRNAIDGVNAVDMDKQDLDDNGRGEHQNLNIARNICSILEHVDPIRTNYWIWRKSRLPLSA from the exons ATGGAATCTGGGAGTGTTGTTGAAGGCGAAGAGGAGGAGCTGAAACGCGTGCCGCTCAGGGAGAGGCCGGAGTGGTCAGATGTTACTCCAATTCCGCAAAACGACGGCCCCAACCCCGTCGTTCCGATCCAGTACACGCAAGACTTCGCCGACGTTATGAATTACTTTCGCGCCGTTTACCTCGCCGATGAACGCTCCCCTCGCGCCCTCGCTCTCACCGCCGAAGCTATCCAATTCAACTCCGGCAATTACACT GTGTGGCATTTCCGGCGGTTGTTACTTGAGTCGCTTAAAGTTGACTTGCAGAGTGAACTGGAGTTTGTGGAGCGTATGGCAGCTGGAAATTCCAAAAATTATCAGATGTG GCATCATAGAAGATGGGTTGCTGAGAAGTTAGGACCTGAAGCTAGAAAGGATGAGCTGGAGTTCACCAAAAAGATACTCTCTAATGACGCCAAACATTATCATTCATGGTCGCATAGACAG TGGGTTCTTCAAGCACTTGGAGGATGGGAAGATGAGCTTAATTATTGCTCAGAACTTCTTGAACAAGACATTTTTAATAATTCTGCTTGGAATCAG AGATATTTTGTCATAACAAGGTCTCCTTTCTTGGGGGGGCTAAAAGCTATGAGAGAGTCTGAAGTGCTTTACACCATTGAAGCCATTATATCCCACCCTGAAAATGAAAGCTCGTGGAGATATCTACGAGGACTTTATAAAGGTGAAACCACTTCATGGGTAAATGATCCACAAGTTTCTTCTGTGTGTTTAAAGATTTTGAGAACTAAGAGCAACTACTTGTTTGCTCTTGGCACTGTTTTGGATCTTATATGCTTTGGTTATGAACCAAATGAAGACATGAGAAATGCCATTGACGGTGTAAATGCAGTAGATATGGATAAACAGGATTTAGATGATAATGGGAGAGGTGaacatcaaaatttaaatatagcACGAAATATTTGTTCTATCCTAGAACACGTTGATCCTATTAGAACCAACTATTGGATTTGGCGCAAGAGCAGGCTTCCTCTGTCAGCCTAG
- the LOC137835782 gene encoding uncharacterized protein isoform X2: protein MRIATGMSLPANGTGFCMGTVHKMTSHLCKLRNQVDDICLQVSSDSNTKGPSLSVEDKSYPANAFLPSVNVLAFLLFLVASSYFLLRKSVDTFGSCREKHAQKVSSSDSTVSNASMKNDATAAYDNLSISESSGCSHRISYMNSYKCDAYFEISDLDKACYMNSLLSLEDDDDSEWLSDLMPCGSSSEEPSTPLSYKSDAYYEISDFEQGCYIHSLLNLDDEDSEWLSDSKSFERSSEEPSTPLSYKSDSYYAILDFDKESYLHSLLSLEDEESEWLSDSKSFGCSSDNPSTPFSYKFDVASEISDLDKAVYMRSLLNFEDEDSECLSDSKSYECSSENPSTPFSCKIDLASEISDLDKASYTHSLINLEDEDSEWFSNSKSFEYSFENPSTPLRYEGQISHLDKAGYFHSLLSLEDDDDDDDSEWLSDSKPYACSPENLSTPLSYKTDAFSEISDLDKASYMHSLLNLEGEESEWLSDSKSFGCSSSENPSTPFSYKFDDVSDISDLDKEYCMHSLLILEDENSDRLLDCKSYYECSSENSTPLSSKCDSYYNVSDLDKASYLHSLLILEDEHSEWLSDSTSWDIVVPPSVSTCSNFGDSEDKNLLETAGLEENFSADEPLFWPLEGKVNWNSEETWSSFCTSPRRRFALNSGVCSVNKKEYFALGEEVPIETLMGLKEFDGHEGLLLDSEFNDVFVVDE, encoded by the exons ATGAGGATAGCAACTGGAATGAGTTTACCTGCAAATGGAACTGGTTTCTGCATGGGAACTGTACATAAAATGACAAGTCATTTATGTAAGCTTAGAAACCAAGTGGATGATATTTGCCTGCAAGTATCATCAGACAGCAACACCAAAGGGCCTTCGCTATCTGTTGAAGACAAATCTTATCCTGCTAATGCATTTCTTCCTTCTGTGAATGTGTTAGCTTTTTTGTTGTTCTTGGTGGCAAGCTCTTATTTTCTTTTGCGCAAAAGTGTCGATACTTTTGGCAGTTGTAGAGAAAAACATGCACAGAAAGTTTCTTCATCTGACAGTACTGTCTCAAATGCAAGCATGAAGAATGATGCAACCGCTGCATATGATAATCTCAGTATTTCTGAGAGCTCAGGGTGCTCTCATAGAATTTCTTACATGAACAGCTATAAGTGTGATGCTTACTTTGAGATTTCAGATTTGGACAAAGCATGTTACATGAATTCTTTACTCAGCcttgaagatgatgatgactCTGAGTGGCTCTCTGATTTAATGCCTTGTGGAAGTTCCTCTGAGGAGCCTTCAACTCCTCTTAGTTACAAGTCTGATGCTTACTATGAGATTTCGGACTTTGAGCAAGGATGTTACATTCATTCTTTACtcaatcttgatgatgaagatTCTGAATGGCTCTCAGATTCGAAGTCTTTTGAACGTTCATCAGAGGAACCTTCAACTCCTCTTAGCTACAAGAGTGATTCATATTATGCGATTTTGGATTTTGACAAAGAAAGTTACTTGCATTCTTTACTTAGTCTTGAAGATGAAGAATCTGAGTGGCTCTCAGATTCTAAGTCTTTTGGATGTTCATCTGACAACCCTTCAACTCCTTTTAGCTACAAGTTTGATGTTGCTTCTGAGATTTCAGATTTGGACAAAGCTGTTTACATGCGTTCTTTACTTAACTTTGAAGATGAAGACTCTGAATGTCTATCGGATTCGAAGTCTTATGAATGTTCATCCGAGAACCCTTCAACTCCTTTTAGCTGCAAGATTGATTTAGCTTCTGAGATTTCCGATTTGGACAAAGCAAG TTACACACATTCTTTAATcaatcttgaagatgaagacTCCGAGTGGTTCTCAAATTCGAAATCTTTTGAATATTCATTTGAGAACCCTTCAACTCCTCTTAGATACGAGGGTCAAATTTCACATTTGGACAAAGCAGGTTACTTCCATTCCTTACTAAGTCTTGAAGACGATGACGATGATGATGATTCTGAGTGGCTCTCAGATTCAAAGCCTTATGCATGTTCACCCGAGAACCTTTCAACACCTCTTAGCTACAAGACTGACGCTTTCTCTGAGATTTCAGATTTGGACAAAGCAAGTTACATGCATTCGCTGCTCAATCTTGAAGGTGAAGAGTCAGAGTGGCTCTCAGATTCCAAGTCTTTCGGATGCTCATCATCTGAGAACCCTTCAACTCCTTTTAGCTACAAGTTTGATGATGTTTCTGACATTTCAGATTTGGACAAAGAATATTGCATGCATTCTTTACTCATTCTTGAAGATGAAAACTCTGACCGGCTCTTAGATTGTAAATCTTATTATGAATGTTCATCCGAGAATTCAACTCCTCTTAGCTCCAAGTGCGATTCTTACTATAATGTTTCAGATTTGGACAAAGCAAGTTACTTGCATTCCTTGCTCATTCTGGAAGATGAACACTCTGAGTGGCTCTCAGATTCAACTAGTTGGGACATTGTGGTTCCTCCTTCAGTCTCTACTTGTTCAAACTTTGGCGACTCAGAAGATAAAAATCTATTAGAAACAGCAGGCTTAGAAGAAAATTTCAGTGCTGATGAACCACTTTTTTGGCCATTGGAAGGGAAAGTGAATTGGAATTCTGAGGAAACTTGGAGTTCATTTTGTACCTCCCCGAGGAGAAGGTTTGCATTGAACTCTGGTGTGTGCAGTGTGAACAAAAAAGAGTATTTTGCTTTGGGTGAAGAGGTACCCATTGAAACATTGATGGGGCTGAAGGAATTTGATGGACATGAGGGGCTTCTTCTTGATTCGGAATTCAATGATGTTTTTGTGGTGGACGAGTAA